In Geobacillus kaustophilus, a genomic segment contains:
- a CDS encoding outer spore coat protein CotE: MSEYREIITKAVVGKGRKFTQSTHTVTAPNRPSSILGCWIINHRYEAKKCDKTVEIHGHYDINVWYSYNHNTKTEVVTETVSYTDVVKLKYRDKDNLISDDTDVIVRVIQQPNCLECTISPNGNKIVVDVEREFVAEVIGETKVCVAINPEGCGKDDDFCDEDDLDEELEDLSPDLLLGEEE, translated from the coding sequence ATGTCTGAATACAGAGAAATTATTACGAAAGCCGTTGTCGGCAAAGGCCGCAAGTTTACACAATCGACCCATACGGTGACGGCGCCGAACCGCCCGTCAAGCATTCTCGGCTGCTGGATCATCAACCATCGCTATGAAGCGAAAAAATGCGATAAAACGGTCGAAATTCACGGCCATTATGACATCAACGTCTGGTATTCGTACAACCACAATACAAAAACCGAAGTCGTCACTGAAACGGTGTCGTATACGGACGTCGTCAAATTAAAATATCGTGATAAAGACAATTTGATTAGCGACGACACCGATGTGATCGTCCGCGTCATCCAGCAGCCGAACTGCCTCGAGTGCACGATTTCGCCAAACGGCAATAAAATCGTTGTTGATGTTGAGCGGGAGTTTGTCGCCGAAGTGATCGGCGAAACGAAGGTGTGCGTTGCCATCAATCCGGAAGGCTGCGGCAAGGACGACGATTTTTGCGACGAGGATGACCTTGATGAAGAATTAGAAGATTTAAGCCCAGATTTGCTGCTTGGCGAAGAAGAATAA
- the miaB gene encoding tRNA (N6-isopentenyl adenosine(37)-C2)-methylthiotransferase MiaB, with protein MNEKQRLEQTGQIKTESHPADRKSALERLKEKTTKDYEKYFTSVFLPPNLKEAKKRGKEEVKYVKDFAIPEEFRGMGRGRKFYIRTYGCQMNEHDTEVMAGIFMALGYEPTDRPEEANVILLNTCAIRENAENKVFGELGYLKPLKTTNPDLLLGVCGCMSQEESVVNKILKQYQYVDLIFGTHNIHRLPYILHEAYMSKEMVVEVWSKEGDVVENLPKARKGKIKAWVNIMYGCDKFCTYCIVPYTRGKERSRRPEDIIQEVRQLAAQGYKEITLLGQNVNAYGKDFTDIQYGLGDLMDELRKIDIARIRFTTSHPRDFDDRLIEVLAKRGNLVEHIHLPVQSGSTEILKMMGRKYTREEYLELVRKIKTAIPDVALTTDIIVGFPNETDEQFEETLSLYREVEFDSAYTFIYSPREGTPAAKMADNVPTEVKKERLKRLNALVQEIAAKKMKQYEGQVVEVLVEGESKTNPDVLAGYTRKNKLVHFVGPKSLIGQLVNVRITQAKTWTLTGELVNEAIEVNEYGKIYAG; from the coding sequence ATGAACGAAAAACAACGTTTGGAGCAAACGGGACAAATCAAAACGGAAAGCCATCCAGCGGACAGAAAATCCGCCTTGGAGCGGCTGAAAGAAAAAACGACGAAAGACTATGAGAAATATTTCACGAGCGTGTTTCTCCCGCCGAATTTAAAAGAGGCGAAGAAACGCGGCAAAGAGGAAGTCAAGTACGTCAAAGACTTTGCGATTCCTGAAGAGTTTCGCGGCATGGGGCGCGGACGGAAGTTTTACATCCGCACGTACGGCTGTCAAATGAACGAGCACGATACGGAAGTGATGGCCGGCATTTTCATGGCGCTCGGCTATGAGCCGACCGACCGCCCTGAGGAGGCAAACGTCATTTTGCTCAACACGTGCGCGATCCGTGAAAACGCGGAAAACAAAGTGTTTGGCGAGCTCGGCTACTTAAAGCCGCTCAAAACGACGAACCCGGACTTATTGCTTGGCGTGTGCGGCTGTATGTCGCAAGAAGAATCGGTCGTCAATAAAATTTTAAAGCAATACCAATACGTCGACCTCATTTTCGGCACGCACAACATCCATCGTCTGCCATACATTTTGCATGAGGCGTACATGTCGAAAGAAATGGTCGTTGAAGTATGGTCGAAAGAAGGAGACGTCGTCGAAAACTTGCCGAAGGCGCGAAAAGGAAAGATTAAAGCGTGGGTCAACATCATGTACGGCTGCGACAAGTTTTGCACGTATTGCATCGTTCCGTACACGCGCGGCAAGGAGCGAAGCCGTCGTCCAGAAGACATCATCCAAGAAGTGCGCCAGCTCGCCGCCCAAGGCTATAAAGAAATTACGCTCCTTGGGCAAAACGTCAACGCTTACGGAAAAGATTTCACCGACATCCAGTATGGACTTGGCGATTTAATGGATGAGCTGCGCAAAATTGATATTGCGCGCATCCGCTTCACAACGAGCCATCCGCGCGACTTTGACGACCGGCTGATCGAAGTGCTCGCCAAACGCGGCAACTTGGTTGAGCATATCCATTTGCCGGTGCAATCAGGGAGCACGGAAATTTTGAAAATGATGGGCCGCAAATATACGCGCGAGGAATATTTGGAGCTCGTTCGAAAAATCAAAACGGCCATTCCAGATGTCGCCTTGACGACCGACATCATCGTCGGCTTCCCGAACGAAACGGACGAGCAGTTTGAAGAAACGCTGTCGCTTTACCGCGAAGTCGAATTTGACTCGGCCTACACGTTCATCTATTCACCGCGCGAAGGCACGCCGGCGGCGAAAATGGCCGACAACGTGCCGACGGAAGTGAAAAAAGAGCGGCTTAAGCGGTTGAACGCCCTTGTTCAAGAAATCGCGGCCAAGAAAATGAAGCAATACGAAGGGCAAGTCGTCGAAGTGCTGGTGGAAGGCGAAAGCAAGACCAATCCGGATGTATTGGCGGGCTATACGCGCAAAAACAAGCTCGTCCACTTCGTCGGCCCAAAATCGCTCATTGGCCAATTGGTCAACGTGCGCATTACACAGGCGAAAACGTGGACGCTGACGGGCGAGCTAGTCAATGAAGCGATCGAGGTGAACGAATATGGCAAAATATACGCGGGATGA
- a CDS encoding 2-oxoacid:ferredoxin oxidoreductase subunit beta, with protein sequence MATFKDFRNDVKPNWCPGCGDFSVQAAIQRAAANLGLEPHELAVISGIGCSGRISGYIHSYGFHGTHGRVLPLAQGVKMANRDLTVIAAGGDGDGFAIGMGHTVHAIRRNIDITYIVMDNQIYGLTKGQTSPRSAAGFQTKSTPHGSIEPALSPLEIALSAGATFVAQGFSSDLKELTSLIEEGVKHKGFALINVFSPCVTYNKVNTYEWFKERLVKISDIEGYDPSDREKAMQTVMKYDGLVTGIIYQNKEQKSYQELVPGYSEAPLAEAELKMSKEKFAELVAEFM encoded by the coding sequence ATGGCCACCTTTAAAGATTTCCGCAATGATGTGAAACCGAACTGGTGCCCAGGTTGCGGCGACTTTTCCGTGCAGGCCGCCATCCAGCGCGCGGCCGCCAATCTCGGGTTGGAGCCGCACGAACTCGCGGTCATTTCCGGGATCGGCTGTTCGGGGCGCATCTCCGGCTACATTCACTCTTACGGCTTCCACGGCACGCATGGCCGTGTTCTGCCGCTGGCGCAAGGAGTGAAAATGGCGAACCGCGATTTGACGGTGATCGCCGCCGGCGGGGATGGCGACGGATTCGCGATCGGCATGGGGCACACGGTTCATGCCATTCGCCGCAACATCGACATCACATACATTGTCATGGACAACCAAATTTACGGGTTGACGAAAGGACAAACATCGCCGCGCAGCGCTGCCGGCTTTCAAACGAAAAGCACGCCGCACGGGTCGATCGAGCCGGCGCTGTCGCCGCTCGAAATCGCCTTGAGCGCCGGAGCGACGTTTGTCGCGCAAGGCTTCTCAAGCGATTTAAAAGAATTGACGAGCTTGATTGAAGAAGGCGTCAAGCATAAAGGCTTTGCGCTCATCAACGTCTTCAGCCCGTGCGTCACGTACAACAAAGTGAATACGTACGAGTGGTTCAAAGAGCGGCTCGTCAAGATAAGCGACATTGAAGGGTATGACCCGTCCGACCGCGAGAAGGCGATGCAGACGGTCATGAAATACGATGGACTTGTCACCGGGATTATTTACCAAAACAAAGAACAAAAGTCGTACCAAGAGCTTGTGCCGGGCTACAGCGAGGCGCCGCTTGCCGAGGCGGAGCTGAAAATGAGCAAAGAAAAGTTCGCCGAACTCGTGGCAGAGTTTATGTAA
- a CDS encoding RicAFT regulatory complex protein RicA family protein, with protein MAKYTRDDILVQAKQLAKMIAETEEVDFFKRAEEKIHQNEKVRTLINELKSLQKQAVNLQHYGKHEALKRVEAKIDAIYEELSQIPIVSEFQQSQSDVNDLLQLVASTISNTVTDEILASTGGDVLRGETGAALRYNKHSGCH; from the coding sequence ATGGCAAAATATACGCGGGATGATATCTTAGTCCAGGCGAAGCAGCTGGCGAAAATGATCGCCGAAACGGAAGAAGTCGACTTTTTCAAACGAGCGGAAGAAAAAATCCACCAAAACGAAAAAGTGCGCACGTTGATCAACGAGCTGAAATCGCTGCAAAAGCAAGCGGTCAACCTCCAGCATTACGGAAAACATGAAGCGCTGAAACGGGTTGAGGCCAAAATTGACGCCATTTACGAAGAGTTGTCGCAAATCCCGATCGTCAGTGAATTCCAGCAGTCCCAATCCGATGTGAACGACCTGCTTCAGCTCGTCGCCTCGACGATTTCGAATACGGTGACTGATGAAATTCTCGCTTCGACGGGCGGCGACGTGCTGCGCGGCGAAACCGGCGCCGCGCTTCGCTACAACAAACACAGCGGCTGCCATTGA
- a CDS encoding IS1182 family transposase, producing MLQRYQEDRRHIETTVKIDDLVPEDHLVRKLEKAIDFSFIYDMVKDLYSPNHGRPSLDPVVLFKMYLIRYIFGIRSMRETVEQIRTNVAYRWFLGLSLHDPVPHHSTPSKNYTRRFAGTDVFQKIFSRILEEAFQHGLVDPSVVFVDSTHVKASANKRKFTTEMAEVEAKAYQDELEKEIERDRIAHGKSPLPPENDKKKREIKVSKTDPDSGMFVKNERERVFAYSYHTACDRHGWILHTYVTAANVHDSQAFFELFERVKQEIKGCPTDVCIDAGYKTPAIAKYLLEQEIHPIWPYTRPKTKDGFFRKSEFAYDEHFDCYLCPNHQVLSYSTTNREGYREYKSDPSICQGCPSLQKCTASKNHTKVVTRHVWQEYYEEAEHLRYVPEHRELYELRKQTIERNFADLKEKHGLRWTNYRGLERNQMQAMLVCAAMNLKKLANYLWRKGLSFLYVFEYASILVRSSRKTTLKMEQNGYKTTVL from the coding sequence ATGCTTCAACGTTACCAAGAAGATCGGAGACATATCGAAACAACGGTAAAAATTGATGATCTTGTTCCTGAAGACCACCTTGTTCGTAAACTAGAAAAAGCCATTGACTTCTCCTTTATCTACGATATGGTCAAGGATTTGTATTCTCCTAACCATGGACGACCAAGTCTTGATCCCGTTGTGCTGTTCAAAATGTATTTGATTCGTTACATCTTTGGGATTCGTTCGATGCGTGAAACCGTAGAACAGATTCGAACAAATGTGGCTTATCGTTGGTTTTTGGGATTGAGTCTGCATGATCCTGTGCCCCATCATTCGACACCAAGTAAAAACTACACGCGACGTTTTGCGGGAACCGATGTTTTTCAAAAGATTTTTTCAAGAATCTTGGAAGAAGCCTTTCAACACGGGCTTGTGGATCCAAGTGTCGTATTTGTCGATTCTACTCATGTGAAGGCGAGTGCGAACAAAAGAAAATTCACAACAGAAATGGCAGAAGTGGAAGCGAAAGCTTATCAAGATGAATTAGAAAAAGAAATTGAGCGAGATCGCATCGCTCATGGGAAATCCCCACTACCGCCAGAAAATGATAAAAAAAAACGAGAAATCAAAGTCAGTAAAACAGATCCAGACAGTGGGATGTTTGTGAAAAATGAACGTGAACGGGTATTTGCTTACTCTTATCACACCGCTTGTGACCGACATGGTTGGATATTACACACGTATGTCACTGCCGCCAATGTTCATGATAGCCAAGCGTTTTTTGAACTGTTTGAGCGAGTGAAGCAAGAAATCAAAGGATGCCCAACAGATGTGTGCATCGATGCCGGATATAAAACGCCAGCGATTGCGAAATACCTATTAGAACAAGAGATCCATCCGATTTGGCCATATACTCGTCCAAAGACGAAAGATGGGTTCTTCCGAAAATCTGAATTTGCATATGACGAACATTTTGACTGTTACCTTTGTCCCAATCACCAAGTGTTATCTTATTCAACAACGAATCGGGAAGGCTATCGGGAGTATAAATCAGATCCATCCATCTGTCAGGGATGTCCATCCCTTCAAAAGTGTACAGCAAGCAAAAATCATACGAAAGTCGTGACACGCCATGTTTGGCAAGAGTATTACGAAGAAGCCGAACATTTACGATATGTACCAGAACATCGCGAGTTGTATGAATTAAGGAAACAGACGATTGAACGGAATTTTGCAGATTTAAAAGAGAAGCATGGTCTGCGCTGGACGAATTACCGAGGATTGGAAAGAAACCAGATGCAGGCGATGCTTGTTTGTGCTGCCATGAATTTAAAGAAATTGGCGAACTACTTGTGGAGAAAGGGCCTCTCCTTTCTGTATGTATTCGAGTATGCATCTATTTTGGTTCGTTCATCAAGAAAAACAACCTTAAAAATGGAACAAAATGGTTATAAGACAACTGTCTTATAA